Part of the Spartobacteria bacterium genome is shown below.
AATTATTTTGCCTTGCCAATACGGTTTTGTTGGTATAGGTGGCTATTCCCATTTGAATTTGGAGGTTTTTTATGAAGAAAGATATTCATCCTCAGGTTTTTGCCACGCACGTTCGTTGTGCGTGTGGCTATGAGTTCGACACGATGTCCACGACCGGCGCTGAACTTTCAGTCGAAATTTGTTCGCATTGCCACCCATTTTTCACTGGTGAGCAGCGCTTTATTGATTCCGCCGGCCGGATTG
Proteins encoded:
- a CDS encoding 50S ribosomal protein L31 gives rise to the protein MKKDIHPQVFATHVRCACGYEFDTMSTTGAELSVEICSHCHPFFTGEQRFIDSAGRIDRFRKKYAKIQK